A segment of the Trifolium pratense cultivar HEN17-A07 linkage group LG7, ARS_RC_1.1, whole genome shotgun sequence genome:
AGCTTCAGCCTTCCGCATTGCCTCCTGCAATACCAAATGATTGTAAAACATGATAAAACCCACATAACAAATAAACTGAAATATATCAGAAAAAACAAAAGCAGAAAAGATCGAGACCTTAATGTGGATAACTCCATCAAATTGAAAACATTTCATTTCAATATCCGCCCTGATTTTCAATGGCTGAGGGGTCATTCGTCTTTTAATATTCATCACTAGAGCTTCCTTCACTTCTTCAGTAACAGCAGGTACCACCTTGGTCACCTCTTTCCCATCAGGACCAACTTCTTTGGTTTCACGCATGAGTGCGCCCAAAATTGTATCAGGATCATTCACAACTAGTTTGAATGCCTGCATACAATAATCTTCATGATATAAGGTTCTTTTCAATCAACTCATTTAAGTTTATCTACCAGtatatataacttataagcaCTTGTGATACCATTCAGGAGAATTCACATAAAAAGCTTATGACATATCCATAAGTAGTTTCTAGCTTATTTGCATAAGATCTCAacaatagcttataaaaataacttatataaaaaaattaacttcatTTCATCTTTTGTCATAGAAACCAcatatacataagcacttatacgATATATGCAATAAGCtcttaattaagctgtttataCAAAAGGGcctaattattataaaaaaaatcaagaaccatcaatgaatctagaaaatAGAAAGTGTTACCTCGAAAGCATGACCATATTTGCGATACAAAGGCCAACCAATGTGCACATAAAgatcctacaaaaaaaaacaaaacacaatcaattcaaattcaataaaCAGAACCAAAAcactatcaacaaaaaaaaattagggttttatTAGGGTTACCTCTAAATCAAGGTCCAAAGTTTCAGCAACATGACGCATAATAGAGTGAACAAGTTTACTCTTATTATACCTTTCTTCACAAGCTTGAATATCTTCTTCAGAAACCCTACGTTTACTGAGATCGATGTAACCCTTTTCCTTATCAACACGAAGAACCATAACCGGTTCAATTCGACCCACCTTGATTAGACTGCTAACACTACGAATACGACGACGAGAGAGTTCAGAGAACAAAATCATACCCTCGATGTTGTTGTATTCGAGAAGTGAAACGTAAGCACCCATGTCGGCGATGTTCTTGACTTGTATCATTACCGCCATGTCTACCTCTGGGTACCTTGCTTCGTACATGCGACATTCCAAATTCGGAGCcattgataatgatgatgatgggTTTTGAATTTGTTTCTCTCTCTGTGTTTTGGGGATGAAGATTGAAGTTTTGTGAATGAGGGTTTTGTGAGAGTGGCGAAAGAGGATACAGTGATATCTGATACAAAATGGTTATGGTTTTGGTTTAATGTTGTTTGGGCTCTAATATGATATTTTAGGCCCAACGTTATGGTAGAGCTCCCAATTGGTAAAGTGGAATCtattttcagattttttttttatgcattttaaaaatattcttcCGCTACAAATGAGAAAATTCATGTTTAAGTTTTATGCATTTAAATGTTACTAGATGACTACCCGTGCGATTGTTTTATACTATaacattaaaaatttatttgtatagATAGTAAATCTAAAATCGAAAaataagtattttcaaaataatagtaacaatagaagttatctaaatgtgatatagatattaaatatgtgtttatacattttaaaaaaattatttatacacTATATTTGAAGTCACCTTCGTatattcttcattaacattggttagcagtatttttaattcattctttaaaataactctAGAAATACCAACATATAATTCaccattgaaaaaaaattgatgttggaacataataagttttttttattataaatttcattggagaattctgagttggataaactacttcattatcaaatcagtcatttatatttatttgaagCATATTgaggcaaagataaaccaacttaaccgCATCCTCAAAattgaatatgataaaaatcatgaacAACATACAAACAATCACtaagttttattttatctattctttttttttttggtaaaattttATCTATTCTTTTTATTAacacttcaaattgatttttatttggatcAACCAAAAGAATGTGACGATGAATTTGCGTACCAAAATCATCCGTAAATAGTcttgacaatcgaccaactaattatatacacaaagattgaacaaaagattattagcaaaaacattacctattatgaaccaaaaataataaaatacacaaaataataaaatgaagaaaaaaaattaaaatgaatagtaacccaaaagaataataataataataataataataataataataataataaaataacatttagtaccacacattaaatgaatgtaagtaGGTGATATGGCTAAATGAaatgttttcattggtttaagtgggtgatgtggattaggatTTAGATAGTCAATTGGACAACTATTTGGGAtttatatatagggggctgctaacttagacccagttgggtctaagttagcaaggtgcaccttttgagttggacaaaaatacccatttttttaatttttgaaagaatagagcaacaggggcatttctgtaattttacccaacaatacacgcgccccccacttctttttcccccccaggacacgtggcagcgtgttaTTGGACACAATCAGCGTGCGTGCATCACAcccgccgacaggcgcgcgtttGGTGGAaggatgacgcggagagagaaagtttttgaaaaggcaggccacgtgtcagcatatgattggctacgttaatttttttccatttaatactttaaactcgattatttcgtcgtaaatttattttttattttttattttttataccaaaattcataatttttttttctctacaaatagagacttggttcgtttgatttggacacagaaaaaaaaacccaatttttcactaccttaatctcatttttcactaccttaaatcaactcactgaaaccattctaccaggaaaatggtttcagagtgcAAATCTccgaaaccattctacaagctaaatggtttcagaagcaaataactaataatcaacttactgaaaccattctaccagcaaaatggtttcagattacaactctctgaaaccattgtaccagataaatggtttcagaagcaaacacaattaataaattactcactgaaaccattctaccagtaaaatggtttcagaatgcaactatgtgcaaccattctacaagctaaatggtttcagaagcaaataactaataatcaacttactgaaaccattctaccagcaaaatggtttcagattacaactctctgaaaccattgtaccagataaatggtttcagaagcaaacacaattaataaattactcattgaaaccattctaccagtaaaatggtttcagaatacaactatgtgcaaccattctaccagtaaaatggtttcagaagcaaacattagttttttattaccgttttatctcatttaattaactaaaaatagtttcaggtctccaaaaatttcataaaatataccaaaagttccagaatattatctactattttcctggtataatggtttcagtgagttggttgagtggtgcgtgttaaattacaacacacaagtaacgtatttagtaaacaataaatgagattaaggtagtgaaaaattgtgtttttttttcggtatccaaatcaaacgaaccaagtctctattt
Coding sequences within it:
- the LOC123894809 gene encoding eukaryotic translation initiation factor 2 subunit alpha homolog gives rise to the protein MAPNLECRMYEARYPEVDMAVMIQVKNIADMGAYVSLLEYNNIEGMILFSELSRRRIRSVSSLIKVGRIEPVMVLRVDKEKGYIDLSKRRVSEEDIQACEERYNKSKLVHSIMRHVAETLDLDLEDLYVHIGWPLYRKYGHAFEAFKLVVNDPDTILGALMRETKEVGPDGKEVTKVVPAVTEEVKEALVMNIKRRMTPQPLKIRADIEMKCFQFDGVIHIKEAMRKAEAAGNDDCPVKIKLVAPPLYVLTTQTLDKEKGILVLNNAIASCTESIEQHKGKLLVKEEARVVSERDDKLLQIHMSKLNQDNQDVDGDEDSEEEEDTGMGDVDLDNGNAITE